The DNA region ACAAAATAATATACTCATATACAACTATTTGTGAACTAAATGGGTAACCCTATTACTCTTTATCTGTTTTAGGTGGTAACGAAAGCGTAAAATACCAAATGAGTGGTACATATTTCAAGCAAGATGGTATTGTTAAGAATAGTGGTGTTCAAAATATCTATTTAAAAGCCAATACCGAAGTGAAATTCACAAAATGGTTAAAAGGTGGATTGAATTCTTCATTATTCAATATGGAACAATCCAATTATAATGGCGATTTATACGAAGGTGTTTTACCCGGTGCTTTAAGAGCAGATCCTGTAACTCCAGCTTGGGATGTTACAACTAATAATTGGGGAAGAGCCGATTTGTCTTATATCAATAACCCTGCACGTATTGTTGACGAATCTAAATATGCAAAAACTAAAGATTTCAAATCTTTAAATATTGTTTGGGCCGAAGCTCAAATCATTGAAGGTTTAACCTTTAAATCTCAATATGGATTTGATTATCGCTCCTATAACTATAAAAACTATTCTCCTGAGTTCTTCATCTCTACCGATGAGCAACGTTCTCAAAGTTCATTATATAACAAGCCAGCAAATTCTATTCATTGGGATTGGCAAAACTACTTGAACTATAATCTTCAAATTAAAGAACATAGCTTGAATGCTATGGCTGGTATGGAATCTCAATACTCCAATTGGGAAGAAATTGAACTAACTACTTATAATGTTCCTGAAGATGAAGCCTTACAATATCCTTCTTCTGCTGAAAGCTTAGATGCTTCTTTTAACTCAAACCAGTGGGAACACTCTTTATTGTCTTATTTTGCTCGTATCAACTATAGCTTCAAGGATAGATATTTATTAACAGCTACTATGAGAGCCGATGGTTCTTCTAAATTTACTGAAGACCACCGTTGGGGTTATTTCCCATCATTTTCAGCTGGTTGGAATATGAAGAAAGAGAACTTCTTAAGTGAACAAGATTGGTTAACAGCTCTTAAATTAAGAGGAGGCTGGGGACAAGTTGGTAACGAAGGTTCTGTTGGAAACTATGCTTATGTAACTACAGTAACTCATGGTAATTATTATCCTTTCGGTGGCCTTCCTGTTTCAGGTTCTATACCTACCACATTGAGTAACCCAGAAATTCAGTGGGAAGTTTCTACAAGTGTAAATATTGGTATAGATGCTGGTTTATTCGACGATAGAGTTTCTTTCATCTTCGATTATTACCAAAGAACAACATCTGATATGTTATTACAAGTTCCAATTCCTGAATATGTAGGTGCTTTTGCTCCATTCGTAAATGCCGGTGAAATGAAAAACTCTGGTATCGAATTAACTTTAGGATATAGAAATGCAGATCATAAGTTGAAATATGAAGTTGGTGTCAACTTTAGTACCATCAAAAACGAAGTAACCAGTTTAGCTGGTGGTGAGCCTATTGAAAGTGGAAACATTAGCAAAGTAGGTAATACCACAAGAACTTAGGAGGGTAAAGAATTAGCTTATTTCTATGGAGTTGAAACCGATGGTATCTTTAATACTCAAGCTGAACTAGATGCACATGTAAATGCAGAAGGTGAAGCTATTCAGCCCAATGCTGCTCCTGGTGATGTGAAATTCGTCGACCGTAATAATGATGGTAAAATCAACGAAGACGATAGAACTTATTTAGGTAGTGCTACTCCTGACTTTATCTATGGTGGTTATGTAAACTTAGCCTATAGCGGATTCGACCTGAAATTATTCTTACAAGGTAGCCAAGGTAATGAAGTGGTGAATGGCTTAACTCGTTTCACTAATTCTTCTAATGGTTGGGAAAACTCTGTTGCAGATAGAATGGACAGATGGACACTAGAAAACACCAGTAGCGATGTACCTAGAATGACGGATAAAGATTTAAATAAAAACATAGAAACTTTCTCTGACAGATATGTTGAGGATGGTAGCTATTTCAGGTTGAAAAATGTTCAGATTGGTTATACCGTTCCAGTGAAGAAAAAGTATGTTTCTAATTTGAGAGTTTATTTCTCTATAGATAATGCACTTACTTTCACCAAGTATAAAGGATTTGACCCAGAAATTGGAGATTACTATAACAATCCACTATATTCTGGTATTGATATTGCGAATTACCCAACAGCTCGTACTTTTATGTTCGGAATTCAACTGACCTTTTAATTAATTGAGTTAACTAGAAAAAAAGAAAATTATGAATTTAAGTAAATATATCATTCCTCTTTTATTTATCAGTCTGTTGTTAACTTCAGCTTGTAAAAAGGAATTCTTAGAAAAAGAACCACTGGGGGTTCAAACCAGTGAAAATCTATTTAATACTGCAGAAAATGCTACCCTAGCCGTAAATGCTTGTTACGATCCACTTTCTTGGGATGAGGTTGACAATGCTGACCACAACTACGAATGGATGTTTGGTGATGTCATGAGCGACGACAGTGAAAAAGGAAGTATGCCAAGTGATTTGCCACAAATTACAGAAATGCAAGAGTGGAGAACAACTGCTAATAATAGCTTCACAGCAGCGGTTTGGCATAATGTTTATATCGGACTTTTCCGTTGTAATACAGTTATCCTTAACCTTCCTGAAGCTGAAGGCGTAAATACTGAAATTAAGAATCAATTATTAGGAGAAGCTTATTTCCTCAGAGGATATTATTACTTCTATTTAAGCAGATTGTTTGGTGGTGTTCCTTTGTTTGACGCTCCAGTTAATCCTTCCGAAATTGATAATGTACAACGTGCAAGCCTTGCTCAAACTTATGCTCAAATAGATGCAGATTTTGCCATGGCAGCTAGCTTACTTCCTGAAAAATCAGCTTTTGATGCCAACGAAATGGGAAGAGCAACCAAAGGTGCAGCATTAGCCTACCAAGCACGTGTAGCTATGTATCAAATCGGAACTGAAAATGCAAACAATCACAATTGGCAAGAAGTTTATGATTTAACCAATGCCATTATTGGTAGCGGTGAATATTCTTTAGCTAGCAACTATTCTTCTATCTTCGAGATGGAAGGGGAAAATGGTTCTGGTTCTATCTTTGAAGTACAATGTGTTTCGAATAATGAAGATTGGAGTCCAAGAAAAACAGGAACAACAAATACTGTGATTCAAAATCCTAGAACTACTTGGGGCTGGGGATTTAATAACCCAACACAAAACCTAATGGACAGTTACGAAACTAATGATCCTCGTTTAGCCAATGTTATGTATGGAGATGGTTCTGTGGTTCATGGTAATGTGATTGAAATTGATATTGCTGAAAATGCAACTGGATATTTAAGTCGTAAAGCGGCTTTAGAACCAGCTTTCAAGCCTTCAAATATTAAAGATACCCCACAGAATATTAGAAAATTCAGATTCGCAGATGTGATTTTAATGAATGCTGAAGCTGCTTACCATACTGGTAATGAAAGTTCTGCTATTGCTAGCGTCAATCAAATTAGAGCTAGAGCAAAAGCAAGTACATATCCAAAAGGAGCTAGCGAAGGAAGCATGGAATATGATGCCATTCCAGAAGCTGACCTAGAGGGTGTTTTAGACCCTTTACCAAATACACTTACTGGACAAGAATTACTCAATGCCATTTGGAAAGAAAGAAGAAACGAATTGGCCATGGAAACTCTACGTTACTGGGACTTAATTCGTACGGGTAGATATTTGAATACACTGTCAGAAGAGGTGAAAGGCCGTTGCCAATCACATTCTCTGACAGGAACCGCTAATATTATTCCTGTATTGCCTATTCCGGTAAATGAAGTACAATCTTGGGGTCTTTCACAAAATCCTGGTTATTAATCTTCACTTCTTTTAGTGAAACAAAACTTAGAAAAATGAGAAAAAATATATTTAATAGATTTATCATACTTTCGATGGTCTTTGCAGGGAGTCTTCTTTTATGGTCTTCTTGTGTAAAGGAAAAGGAATTTTCAGAAGACTATGATGTCCCTTGGCCTGTTCCTGTGATTAGCGAATTTTCACCAAAAGTTGCAGATATCAGTACTGATTTTGTAATCACTGGTAGTTCTTTA from Lentimicrobium sp. L6 includes:
- a CDS encoding RagB/SusD family nutrient uptake outer membrane protein, whose protein sequence is MNLSKYIIPLLFISLLLTSACKKEFLEKEPLGVQTSENLFNTAENATLAVNACYDPLSWDEVDNADHNYEWMFGDVMSDDSEKGSMPSDLPQITEMQEWRTTANNSFTAAVWHNVYIGLFRCNTVILNLPEAEGVNTEIKNQLLGEAYFLRGYYYFYLSRLFGGVPLFDAPVNPSEIDNVQRASLAQTYAQIDADFAMAASLLPEKSAFDANEMGRATKGAALAYQARVAMYQIGTENANNHNWQEVYDLTNAIIGSGEYSLASNYSSIFEMEGENGSGSIFEVQCVSNNEDWSPRKTGTTNTVIQNPRTTWGWGFNNPTQNLMDSYETNDPRLANVMYGDGSVVHGNVIEIDIAENATGYLSRKAALEPAFKPSNIKDTPQNIRKFRFADVILMNAEAAYHTGNESSAIASVNQIRARAKASTYPKGASEGSMEYDAIPEADLEGVLDPLPNTLTGQELLNAIWKERRNELAMETLRYWDLIRTGRYLNTLSEEVKGRCQSHSLTGTANIIPVLPIPVNEVQSWGLSQNPGY
- a CDS encoding TonB-dependent receptor, giving the protein MSGTYFKQDGIVKNSGVQNIYLKANTEVKFTKWLKGGLNSSLFNMEQSNYNGDLYEGVLPGALRADPVTPAWDVTTNNWGRADLSYINNPARIVDESKYAKTKDFKSLNIVWAEAQIIEGLTFKSQYGFDYRSYNYKNYSPEFFISTDEQRSQSSLYNKPANSIHWDWQNYLNYNLQIKEHSLNAMAGMESQYSNWEEIELTTYNVPEDEALQYPSSAESLDASFNSNQWEHSLLSYFARINYSFKDRYLLTATMRADGSSKFTEDHRWGYFPSFSAGWNMKKENFLSEQDWLTALKLRGGWGQVGNEGSVGNYAYVTTVTHGNYYPFGGLPVSGSIPTTLSNPEIQWEVSTSVNIGIDAGLFDDRVSFIFDYYQRTTSDMLLQVPIPEYVGAFAPFVNAGEMKNSGIELTLGYRNADHKLKYEVGVNFSTIKNEVTSLAGGEPIESGNISKVGNTTRT